The Symphalangus syndactylus isolate Jambi chromosome 1, NHGRI_mSymSyn1-v2.1_pri, whole genome shotgun sequence DNA segment TGAGGGTGATAGGGGCCTGGGGTCCACACAGGGGTGGGTGCTGTCAGATACAAGCCCATCCCTGCCTGAAAATAACCTTGCACAGGGTCCTTCCTCAttctttcctcttgctttttGTTTATGAGATGAATGGCTCTTCTGCTGTGGCTTTAGGGGCagtggggaggcagggagctaTTTGGGAACAGCTTGGAAAGCTGACTCTGCAGAATCTCCCAGAAGCCTTGGTGTGACTATGGGTACCCAGGCTGTAGAAATCCCAGATGGTCCTCTTCCAGGCCTCTCCCCAACTCCAGCCCACAGGTTCAGCTTCTTGGCACTGAAAACACTACTACAGGAAGCAAGAGTCCACTTCAGGGCTTCTGCTTGGCCTCTACCCACCAAGGCTTGGACTCTGGACCTGCCCCAGCTAGGTCGGGGTTTCTGGGACTGCAGGGCTCTGGCCCTGGAATCACGAAGCAGCAGGGAGAGCCCTTCTCTGCTCTGAGCATGAACCTTCTCACACCAGCCCACGGTTTCCAGGATTTCAGCTCCTAGGATGCCTGGGCCAGGACAGGAGAAGGAGGAGCAGAGGGTGGTGTTTCGGGCTCCAAGAAAGGCTTCGTGACCTTAGACTTGTCACTtgacttccctgagcctcagtttccttgtctaaaAAAGTGGAGTGATAATCTCGATTTCTCAGGTCAACTGTGAGGTTGAAATATGATATTGGTGGTGATAGGGCCTGTCACAGTGCGAGGCATCAGTGGTGGCTTCCTTTTCCACTGTGAAATCCTGAGCCAGCTGGTCAGCCACGCAGGGCAGCACCCAGTAGCGAGGGAGGAGAGGCCTGTGTGCTAAGGCTGCTTCCTGAGCCCAAAGAATGGGCCAGCCCAGCTCCGGAGACCAGGTTAGAAGTGGACTTGAGCAGAGGAGAGCAGAGGAAAGGCCAGGAGAGGGTGAGGGCTGGGATCCACACCCAGCCCTTGCCAAGCGGCTGCTGAGAGAGCAGGTTTGTGCTCCCTGCTCTGCAGACATGCAAGCCCCAGGGCAGAGAAAGGGTTGTCGGGAGAGGACCCCAGCTTCCCTCTGGTGGGATGCTCCAGCTCGAGGGGCTGTGGAGGGGCAGTTTGGGCCGTGAGGCTGGGCTGGAGGGCACTGAGCTTAGAGGAAGACCCCGGCAGGCTGGAACCAGTGTGTAAGGGAAACAGGAGAGGGCTGGGGGACAGTTGGACAGGAGGTTCAGCAACCACAGCGGGGCCAAGGGACAGTGAGGGCAGAGGGGACTGGAGGAGGCTGGGGGAATCATGAGGCTGTGGACCTGGAGAGAGCGGCTGAGCTGGGGAACAGGAACCCGGGGTCTGGAACAGCTCCAGCTGCTCCCGGCAGCCATGTTGTCCCTGTGGGCTGGGGCCCAGGAGCCCCTCAGCCTGGTCCCAGCAGCCCAGGAGCCCTGGAGCTGAGCAGGAGGCACAATCCATGGGGCACAGGCGCTCATGCACATGCAGGGTCCGGCTCCACCACGCCAGCTCGGCCTGCAGGGCCTGGATCTCCTTCCGCAGGGCGAGGTTGTCTTTCTCCAGAGACTCGTGCTGCTGCGGAGAAGCAGATGGGCGGGGAGGGGACCCTCAGCCAGTGTCAGGGGCCCCGCATGAGCCTTAGCCCCTTCCAGGGTCCTCAACTTCAGGAGAAAGGTGCCACCACCATTGGAAGAGCCAAGTGAGGTCTCTTGGCCACTCTCTGGCCAGCCCTTCATAGCCACCTACCAAGTCTCCCCTGTCCCACCCCCTGAGGGGGCTCAGATCCACCTGCTCTCATCCCACCGCTAGTGCCCTCAGCCGGTGCCATTTCTCACCTGGGATTTCCACAGGCCTCCAACCCGTGTGCCCCCCAAACCACCTATTCTCTTGCCCACAGGAGCCATTCGGCAACCACGTCATTAATTGCAGGTTAAAGCCCTTTAGAGGCGCCCACCAAAGTCCCTGTGGTAGAATTCCAGGCCTGTGTGGTGGCCGCAGCTCAGACCTCTGGTCTCCTCTCTCCCGCCTTCTTTCTTGCTCCCCTCCCTTCCTGACCCTCACATGAACTCTGCTTCCCGGCCACATttcctgtttcctctgcctggcacCCTTCCGCCGCCCTTCCCTGCGCAAATCCCAACAGGGCCTTCCTGTGGCAACTTTGATGTCATTCTGTCCTAGATTGCTTATTGCCACTGCCAGACCTTTTGAGGGCCCAGAACTCGCCCCTGCGAGCGCTGTGGGAGGATTCAGGGGATTGTTTTACAGGTCGACAGCATGAGTGTGTTCAATTCTGCATCCCTGAATCAGCATTTATTAAGTTCTATTCTGCTGAACGCCGGTTCTGAGAACCCCTGAGACACAATCAATGTGCAGTTCTAAATAACCATTTATGATAACAATAATGGTAAAAATGCagaaagaattttatatccacatCTCACAGGGCTGAATAAATTGAACGACTTCCTTCAGTCCCCCCACCCCCTTTTCTGGATAACAAGAAGAAGTTGCAAAGGTGTTCTGCATAAAAGTGTGGTTTTGGCCCTGGactcaaagttcttttttttgagacggagtctggctctgtcgcccaggctggagtgcagtggctcgatctcggctcactgcaagctcaacctcccaggttcacaccattctcctgcctcaacctcatgagtagctgggatcacaggcacctgccaccacgcctggctaattttttgtatttttagtagagacggggtttcaccatgttagccaggatggtcttgatctcctgacctcgtgatccgcctgtctcggcctcccaaagttctgggattacaggcgtgagccaccacgcctggccctggaCTCAACCTGAAAGCCACCAGCCCCATTCCCACACTGGTTTCTGCACGTGgaatgatgaatttttttttttttttttttttgagatggagttttgctctgtcgccctggctggagtgcagtggcgcaatctcagctcactgcaacctccacctcccagattcaaacgattctcctgcctcagcctcccgagtagctgggactacaggtgcgcacaaccatgcccagctaatttttgtatttttaccagagatggggtttcaccatgttggtcaggctggtctcgaactcctgacctggtgatctgccagccttggcctcccaaagtgctgatattgcaggcgtgagccaacgtgcctggctgGAATGATGGACATTTCTAAAATGTATGATTAGGTCACCCTTCACCTAAATTCTCCAAAGGCTTCAACTCACCTCCAGGAACTgagtcactcactcattcatttattcattggttTGCCACCTTCAGGAGGCTCAAGGAGTAACAATTTCAATTTcgtcccttccctcttccctgcgTTAGTTTTCCCGACAGGATTTAACACCATCTGACATCCTGACCACTCTAGGGACTTTTTGTTTGTGGGTCTGGCTTCCCCAGGAGAATATGAGCCctgtgggtggggctggggtgggcgtTTGTCTACTGTGTCTACACCTCTATATCCAGTGCTTAGAAATGTGCCTGGCACACGGGAGACGCTCAATAGGCATTtccagaaggaaggaataaacGGATGCGTGGGTCTGAGCACCAGTCCTCACTCTCACCTGGTCTACAGGGTACTGCTCCCCACGCCTGTGCCAGCACTGTGTCATTTGTCCCCAATGCATTTTCTTACCTTCATCCTCTGGGAAAACGCCCATTTGTGCTTAAGCTCAGGCTTCAtcgctttttgttgttgttgttgttgttgttgttgttgttgttgttgttgtttttgagacagagcctctctctgtctcccaggctgaagtgcagtggcatgacctcagctcactgcaacctctgcctcccaggttcaagcaattctcctgcctcagctactgGGATTGGCTAATTAGCTACcacgtccctgtaatcccagctactggggctgCCTAATTAGCTACGAtgctttgctaatttttgtatttttagtagagatggggttttaccatgttggccaggctggtctcgaactcctggcctcaagtaatccacccatctcagcctcccaaagtgctgggattacaggcgtgagccaccgcgcctggctcatcTCCTCTTTAGACCACTCAATGCCACTACCTATGTGCTATGGACTCTAttgtgttccctccaaaatttatatgttgaagccataacccccaatgtgattgCATTTAGAGATAAGGCTCTTAGAAGGTAATTTAGATTAAATGAGGTCCTAGGATAGACGATAGGGTTGTAATCTGATAAGACtggtggccttataagaagagggagggaggctgggagcggtggctcaagcctgtaatcccagcactttgggaagccgaggtaggtggataaattgagtccgggagttcaagaccagcctgggctccgtggagaaactctgtctctacaaaaaatacgaaagttagccaagtgtgatggtgcatgcctgtagtcccagctacttgggagactaaggtagggaggatcacttgagcctgggaagctgaggttgcattgagccaagatcgtggactgccctctagcctggacaacagagcaagaccctctcaaaaaaaaaagaaaaaagaggaaggggccaggcatggtggctcatgcctgtaatcccagcactttgggatgtggaggtgggaggattgcctgagcccaggagttgaagaccagcctgggcaacatagcaagacccccatctctattaaaaaataaaaactatgaagaaataaaaaagaaagaataaataaataataagtgaataaaaaattaaaacaaaaaggaggcagccaggtgcggtggttcacgcctgtaatcccgcactttgggaggccgaggcgggcagatcacttaaagccaggagtttgagaccagcctggccaacatggtgaaaccccgtctctgctaaaaatacaaaaattaggtgggcatagtggcgcatgcctgtaatcctagctactcaggaggctgaggcaggagaatcacttgaacccaggaggcagaggttgtagtgagccaagtggcgccactgcactccagtctgggcaacagagtgagactctgtctcaaaaatgacaacaacaacaacaacaaaaatctcaaaaaggagaggaagggaaagagatcACTCTGTCCTCTCACATGCACTGAGCACACAACGAGAAGGCAGCCACTTACGAGTCAGGAAGAGCACCCTCATCTGGAACTGAAttggctggcaccttgatcttgggcttcccagcctccaaaactgtgagaaataaatgtctgttgtttaagccactgtctATGGTATTTTCAGATGAGCATGAAGCTCAGTAAAGGAAGCAACTTGCAACTGGGACTGGAAACCCTGCCCATTTTAACCCTGAACCAGAGTTCTCACGTATGGTCTTGGCCACCTCCTGAAATCTGACCCCTGGGCGATTAATCACAGATCACCATGCAGGTCCCTGGACCCACCTGGCCTCATGAGGTGGGACCTGGCAGAGGAAGAATAATCCACTTTTTGAGGTGGGACCTGGCAGAGGAAGAataatccactttttttttttctatagacagggtctcaatctgttgcccaggttgggtgcagtggtgcaatcatggctcactgcagccttgaacttctgggctcaagcgatcctcctgcctcagtttcctgagtagctgggactacaggtgtgcaccatcatgcccggctaactattttttaatttttgtagagacagagtctcgctatattgcccaggctggtcttgaactcctgggctcaaacaatcctccagcctcagcctcccaaagtgctaggattacaggtgtgagccactgtgcccagcctggaatctgcattttaaccagTGTCTCAGCTGGCCATTGTGTTGGGGTCTCCCTATTTGCCtccacttcctgtcttccttccccTAGACTGCGGACACCTTAGGACACGGCTGGGCTGAGGATAACCCTGTGTGTCCCTGGAGCCTGGTGTGTGTACCTGGCACATGGTTTGTACTCAACACCCAGAACTTTCCAAATCTCAGCCACAGGACGCTTTCCTCATCCCAAACTCAGGTGACCTAGAAAAATACAGGAGTTTGGGGGAGGTCTGCTCATAGGTGGGATGGAGAAGAGGTGGCTGGGCCAGTAAGTGGAGTCAGAGACAAGAAAAGAGGTTGTCCGCACCTGGTGCAGGGCATCTGCCTTGTCTGTGTGCTTCTGCCGGCTTCGCTGCGCGGCTGCCCGGTTCTTCTGCTTCTTCAGCTGCCTTTGTTCCTCCTTAGGGTCCTATGGGGCACGAGGCAGAGGACTCAGGGGGCCCAGCCAGGTCTTGTGCCCTCCATCCTGGCCCGCCATTTGTAAAGCCAAGTCTTTCCCCTTGAGTCAAGTTCCCAGGGGTCTTTTTTCTCCCAGAAGCTCCCTTGGCACCCACACCCCCTATAGCAGGTGCTACACACCTTGTTGGAATGTCAGCCTCACCCCTGTGTCCTGCTCACCGGCTCATGTAGAGGGCGGGAGGGCAAGCAGGGAAGATGGGAAGCCTGAGATTCAAACTCAGACAGAGCTGACTTCAAACcccacattcttttttccttttttttgagacagagtctcactctgttgcccaggctggagtagtgcagcggcactatcttggctcactgcaaactctgactcccgggttcaagcaattctcctgcttcagcctctgaagtagctgggactacaggcacctgccaccactcctgctaatttttgtacttttagtagagatggtgtttcatcatgttggccaggctcatctcaaactggtctcgaactcctgacctcaggtgattcaccagccttggcctcccaaagtgctgggattacaggtgtgagccaccgcgcccagccaagcccCACATTCTTGAACCCAATCGCCCTATCCCTGCAATGGAAGCCACAGCAGAGGGTTAAAGCCCATGCGGCAGGCAGCCCAGAGCCGGCGTGGCATAAAGCTCAGCttccattcttctcattgccatgATTTCCACACCAGGTGTGAACTTTCCTAAttgtgagctccatgagggcagatgTGGTTCTCTGTGCTCATGCCCAGCTCAAGCCCAAAGCAGATATTCACTTACTCAACAAACATGTATAAGCACCTGCTATGTTCCAGGGAGTAAGCTAGGGGCACACGATAGCAAGCAAAATACACACAAATCCCTGCCCTCAAATTGCTCATATTGTAGTGGGGTGGTAGCagaggatgaatgaatgaagggttTATTCCGGTGGAAGAGTGGACTCAAAGGTTGACAGTTGTGACCACCTTGTACCCTGGGATCAATGAaacttagataaaatattttacgCAAATGTCCAGAGCTCTGCAAAGTCAGAGCAAGAGGGACTGTTGGAGAGCTCAcagcccagccccctcccccaagTCTCTTTGGGGTATGTGTTTTGAGGGTAAGGACCTCAGGCAAGGCCCTGGCCACCCTGGCTGCAGATTCTGAATGCTCCTAGGTTCCTGCCACAGCTCCACCCTGGCCATATGCTCCCTGGGGCCATGTCCACAGCAGGCTCACTGTAGACACTGGGGCACCAAGAGActaaaggctgagacaggacccACAGTGAGTGAAGGGGGCTCCTGTGAGATGAGCACAGCCTCCAAGGGAAACCATGGCCcagggaatttttattttattttattttatattttattttattttactttattttattttattgagacagagtctctctctttcgcccaggctggagtgcagtggtgtgatctcagctcactgcagccaccgcctcccagtttcaagcgattctcccccttaagccttccgagtagctcggattaaaggtacctgccatcatgcccggctaatttttgtatttttagtagaagcgggggtttcaccacgttggccaggctggtctcgatctcctgacctcaggtgatctgcccgcctcagcctcccaaagtgctgggattacaggtgtgagccaccaagcccggcctattttattttattgagacagagtctctctctgtcgcccaggctggagtgcagtggcacgatctcagcttactgcaacctccatctcccgggttcaagcaactctcctgcctcagcctctcgagtagctgagactacagacgtgccctgccacacctggctaatttttgtatttttagtagagacagggttttgccatgttggccaggctgatcttgaactcctgacctcatgttagctgtcagcctcggcctcccaaggggctgggactacaggcgtgagccacggcgcccagccggTCTGGGTTatttggagaaggaaggaaaggctgCTATGAGCGTAGTGAGGGAGGACCAGGTACATTAGGAGAGAGCAAGTACACAGAGGCCAAGTTCTAAACCGAAGGCTGGATCTGCAACGTGAGAGCTGGAAACAACTCATTCCAAT contains these protein-coding regions:
- the BATF2 gene encoding basic leucine zipper transcriptional factor ATF-like 2 isoform X3, yielding MAPVGKRIGGLGGTRVGGLWKSQQHESLEKDNLALRKEIQALQAELAWWSRTLHVHERLCPMDCASCSAPGLLGCWDQAEGLLGPSPQGQHGCREQLELFQTPGSCSPAQPLSPGPQPHDSPSLLQSPLPSLSLGPAVVAEPPVQLSPSPLLFPLHTGSSLPGSSSKLSALQPSLTAQTAPPQPLELEHPTRGKLGSSPDNPFSALGLACLQSREHKPALSAAAWQGLGVDPSPHPLLAFPLLSSAQVHF
- the BATF2 gene encoding basic leucine zipper transcriptional factor ATF-like 2 isoform X1, whose translation is MHLCGGNGLLTGTDPKEEQRQLKKQKNRAAAQRSRQKHTDKADALHQQHESLEKDNLALRKEIQALQAELAWWSRTLHVHERLCPMDCASCSAPGLLGCWDQAEGLLGPSPQGQHGCREQLELFQTPGSCSPAQPLSPGPQPHDSPSLLQSPLPSLSLGPAVVAEPPVQLSPSPLLFPLHTGSSLPGSSSKLSALQPSLTAQTAPPQPLELEHPTRGKLGSSPDNPFSALGLACLQSREHKPALSAAAWQGLGVDPSPHPLLAFPLLSSAQVHF
- the BATF2 gene encoding basic leucine zipper transcriptional factor ATF-like 2 isoform X2, which codes for MHLCGGNGLLTGTDPKEEQRQLKKQKNRAAAQRSRQKHTDKADALHQHESLEKDNLALRKEIQALQAELAWWSRTLHVHERLCPMDCASCSAPGLLGCWDQAEGLLGPSPQGQHGCREQLELFQTPGSCSPAQPLSPGPQPHDSPSLLQSPLPSLSLGPAVVAEPPVQLSPSPLLFPLHTGSSLPGSSSKLSALQPSLTAQTAPPQPLELEHPTRGKLGSSPDNPFSALGLACLQSREHKPALSAAAWQGLGVDPSPHPLLAFPLLSSAQVHF